From a single Mycolicibacterium moriokaense genomic region:
- a CDS encoding magnesium transporter CorA family protein codes for MTEVRGRVWRHGKPQDGFEFSSISDCLTDDGTLVWCDIYDPNHAILKDLANELELDTWAVEDALAEAERTKAVVYRTHTFFTVYSVAVKDPLPEDDAASILDIHRISGFVLPRGLITVRLSPHFDIDAVSERFDELGGQEFGVGALVHGLLDVVVDSHFDAVQALDDGIEAIEDDLFANNTRKGIQRKTFSLRKDLVELRRVVLPMREVVNSIQHRRLDAKTSPELDPLYADLYDHVLRASEWTESLRDMVTTVFETNLSLQDARLNTVMKKLTGWAAIIAVPTAITGFYGQNVLYPGIDTFGGFVTSTAIIVLIVIVLYWMFKRRDWL; via the coding sequence GTGACCGAGGTTCGAGGCCGGGTGTGGCGCCACGGCAAGCCCCAGGACGGCTTCGAGTTCTCGTCGATCTCGGACTGCCTCACTGACGACGGCACGTTGGTCTGGTGCGACATCTACGACCCCAACCACGCGATCCTCAAGGACCTGGCGAACGAACTCGAACTCGACACGTGGGCGGTCGAGGACGCGCTCGCCGAGGCCGAGCGGACCAAGGCGGTCGTCTACCGCACGCACACCTTCTTCACCGTCTACAGCGTCGCGGTGAAGGATCCGCTGCCCGAGGACGACGCCGCGTCGATTCTCGACATCCACCGGATCTCCGGGTTCGTGTTGCCACGCGGATTGATCACGGTGCGGTTGTCGCCGCACTTCGACATCGACGCCGTCTCGGAGCGGTTCGACGAGCTCGGCGGCCAGGAGTTCGGGGTGGGTGCGCTGGTGCACGGACTGCTCGACGTCGTGGTCGACAGTCACTTCGACGCGGTGCAGGCGCTCGACGACGGCATCGAGGCGATCGAGGACGATCTGTTCGCCAACAACACTCGAAAGGGTATACAGCGCAAGACGTTCAGCCTGCGCAAGGATCTCGTCGAGCTGCGCCGAGTCGTGCTGCCGATGCGCGAGGTCGTCAACTCGATTCAGCACCGCAGGCTGGACGCCAAGACCTCCCCCGAGCTCGACCCGCTGTACGCCGACCTCTACGACCACGTGTTACGTGCCTCGGAGTGGACAGAATCGTTGCGGGACATGGTCACAACGGTGTTCGAGACCAACCTGTCGCTGCAGGACGCGCGGCTGAACACGGTGATGAAGAAGCTCACCGGGTGGGCCGCGATCATCGCGGTCCCGACGGCGATCACCGGTTTCTACGGCCAGAATGTGTTGTACCCGGGCATCGACACCTTCGGCGGGTTCGTGACCAGTACGGCGATCATCGTGCTGATCGTGATCGTCCTGTACTGGATGTTCAAGCGACGGGATTGGCTCTGA
- a CDS encoding NAD(P)/FAD-dependent oxidoreductase yields the protein MAAAGFIAIGSGPAGLSAAETFRSKHPGIPVRILTGDPALPYAKPPLSKGFLCDREDKRDLHSAGWFDHHKIELIRGITVDRIDTDDQEVITAGGQRYPYWHLVIASGATPVKPDIPGASTALSLRSFADAVALKMAARYAESAVVIGAGLIGCEAAACLAARGVETALVAAEAVPVQRRFGPEAGERVLKILSDNGVGFVGETTVTEIRDTGVVFDDGTEVKADLVVLATGVRPDIRLAESAGLETSDGRIVVDEHMRASARNVYAAGDVALAHNVTARRRIRSEHWRDAAVQGLVAGLAAAGIDAAWDQIPGFSCTIGDSVLKYRGWGGYDTCRLVDHHGGFTVWHEADGDVVGVLTLNTDADLLRVDELLRANPVA from the coding sequence GTGGCGGCAGCAGGCTTCATCGCCATCGGGAGTGGGCCCGCGGGGCTGAGCGCGGCGGAGACGTTCCGCAGCAAACACCCCGGCATCCCCGTGCGCATCCTCACCGGCGACCCCGCGCTGCCCTACGCCAAGCCTCCGCTGAGCAAGGGCTTCCTGTGCGATCGCGAGGACAAGCGCGACCTGCACAGCGCCGGGTGGTTCGACCACCACAAGATCGAACTCATCCGCGGCATCACCGTCGACCGCATCGACACCGACGACCAGGAGGTCATCACCGCCGGCGGCCAGCGGTATCCCTACTGGCATCTCGTCATCGCGTCGGGCGCCACACCGGTCAAGCCGGATATCCCCGGCGCCTCAACGGCACTGAGCCTGCGGTCGTTCGCCGACGCCGTCGCGCTGAAAATGGCCGCCCGCTATGCGGAGTCGGCCGTCGTCATCGGGGCGGGCCTGATCGGCTGTGAGGCCGCCGCCTGTCTCGCCGCCCGCGGCGTGGAGACCGCGCTGGTGGCCGCGGAAGCCGTTCCCGTGCAACGGCGTTTCGGTCCCGAGGCTGGTGAGCGCGTGCTGAAGATCCTGTCCGACAACGGCGTCGGGTTCGTCGGCGAGACCACCGTCACCGAGATCCGTGACACGGGTGTGGTGTTCGACGATGGGACGGAGGTCAAAGCGGACCTCGTCGTCCTGGCGACCGGCGTGCGTCCGGACATCCGACTGGCCGAGTCGGCGGGATTGGAGACCAGCGATGGGCGCATCGTCGTCGACGAGCACATGCGCGCGTCGGCGCGCAACGTCTATGCCGCGGGCGATGTGGCGCTCGCTCACAACGTGACAGCGCGGCGACGCATCCGGTCCGAGCATTGGCGCGACGCCGCGGTTCAGGGTCTGGTCGCCGGACTCGCGGCCGCAGGCATCGACGCCGCATGGGATCAGATTCCCGGATTCTCCTGCACTATCGGCGATTCCGTCCTCAAGTACCGCGGCTGGGGCGGTTACGACACCTGCCGACTGGTCGACCACCACGGCGGGTTCACCGTCTGGCACGAGGCCGACGGTGACGTGGTCGGCGTGCTGACCCTCAACACCGACGCGGACCTGTTGCGGGTCGACGAACTGCTCAGAGCCAATCCCGTCGCTTGA
- the mddA gene encoding methanethiol S-methyltransferase, with translation MNRYLAVVYGIFSYTLFLVAFLYLIGFVGGLLVPRSVDSAGTAPVGWAVLIDIVLVTLFALQHSVMARPAFKRWWTRIVPEPIERSTFVLIASLVLALMFWQWRELPSVVWDVTWQPARLAVWTLFWLGWAIVLAATFMINHFELFGLKQVFAAWRSRPAVETGFRTTLFYRVVRHPLMLGFIIAFWAAPTMTAGHLLFAATMTGYILLALQIEEHDLMAALGTHYAEYRKRVPMLIPGLHKRDTDIMVR, from the coding sequence GTTCCTTGTTGCCTTTCTGTACCTGATCGGGTTTGTCGGCGGGCTGCTCGTGCCACGCAGCGTCGACAGCGCCGGCACCGCTCCCGTGGGGTGGGCGGTACTCATCGACATCGTGTTGGTGACGCTGTTCGCGCTGCAGCACAGCGTCATGGCCCGGCCGGCGTTCAAACGCTGGTGGACGCGCATCGTGCCGGAACCCATCGAGCGCAGCACATTCGTGCTGATCGCGAGTCTCGTTCTCGCCCTAATGTTTTGGCAATGGCGCGAGTTGCCCTCGGTGGTGTGGGACGTGACGTGGCAGCCGGCGCGGCTTGCGGTGTGGACGCTGTTCTGGCTGGGCTGGGCGATCGTGCTGGCGGCGACGTTCATGATCAACCACTTCGAGTTGTTCGGGCTGAAGCAGGTGTTCGCCGCATGGCGATCGCGGCCTGCCGTCGAGACCGGTTTCCGGACGACGCTGTTCTACCGCGTGGTGCGCCACCCGTTGATGCTGGGCTTCATCATCGCCTTCTGGGCCGCCCCGACGATGACCGCGGGCCATCTGCTGTTCGCGGCGACGATGACGGGATACATCCTGCTCGCGTTGCAGATCGAGGAGCACGACCTGATGGCGGCTTTGGGCACGCACTATGCCGAGTACCGGAAGCGAGTGCCGATGCTGATCCCGGGTCTACACAAGCGAGACACTGACATCATGGTGAGGTGA